A stretch of Rhinoderma darwinii isolate aRhiDar2 chromosome 4, aRhiDar2.hap1, whole genome shotgun sequence DNA encodes these proteins:
- the ARL14 gene encoding ADP-ribosylation factor-like protein 14, with translation MGLSGSSHSKVKQARILLLGLDAAGKSTVLYKFKFKEPFSTIPTVGFNVEMIQTEKHLQLTIWDIGGQEKLRSFWCYYFENTDGLVYVVDSTNKKALDESKKQFQLMLQNELIKNVPVVVLANKQDLPGALNADEITRKLNMKKYCCDRDWYVQPCCAITGQGLAEGFNKVTEFVKRSKEEAVRFAKQNVTLKTSRKV, from the coding sequence ATGGGATTATCTGGTTCTAGTCACTCCAAGGTTAAACAAGCCAGAATCCTGCTACTTGGCTTGGACGCAGCAGGGAAATCTACGGTTCTGTATAAATTCAAGTTTAAGGAGCCCTTTTCAACTATCCCAACAGTAGGATTTAATGTGGAGATGATTCAAACAGAGAAGCACCTGCAGTTAACTATATGGGATATTGGAGGACAGGAGAAGCTGAGATCATTCTGGTGCTACTACTTTGAAAACACTGATGGACTAGTCTATGTGGTGGACAGCACCAACAAAAAAGCGCTGGATGAATCAAAGAAACAGTTTCAGCTCATGCTCCAGAATGAGTTAATAAAGAACGTGCCAGTGGTTGTACTGGCCAACAAGCAAGACCTGCCTGGAGCTCTGAATGCCGATGAAATTACTCGAAAATTGAACATGAAGAAATATTGCTGTGATCGTGATTGGTATGTCCAGCCATGTTGTGCTATTACTGGGCAGGGACTAGCTGAAGGTTTCAACAAAGTGACTGAATTTGTGAAGAGATCTAAAGAAGAAGCTGTAAGGTTCGCTAAACAGAATGTAACACTTAAAACTTCTCGTAAAGTGTGA